A single region of the Drosophila miranda strain MSH22 chromosome 2, D.miranda_PacBio2.1, whole genome shotgun sequence genome encodes:
- the LOC108156487 gene encoding proteasome subunit beta type-7-like, with the protein MLNITPNLQAPSQSLFQRSSTGFNFDNRERDNQLAEREGFIPKPPTTTGSTVVGVKYRDGVIIATDRQGTADGMITTNCMKKIYRLQENIYAGGSGVCGDLHQVARLTRAQMDLHQLQMGCKVPVVCANHFVKHMLYRYQGNIKITMLIGGVDNGGPSLYSTWFEGSTSKLPFAAQGSGSCAGLFVLEKGWNASLDEKSAESLVIDAVRSGIRNDLYSGSFIHICIIRTDYSVSLYDKISAGVPVPRPHVLRVKPQPPKVLFAADHPLEPIANSMNSLPPESNQVLPKGTRTALALARLKSKKIKETTEIDG; encoded by the exons ATGTTAAACATTACCCCAAATCTCCAGGCGCCTAGCCAATCGCTATTCCAAAGAAGTTCaacaggattcaactttgacAATCGCGAACG CGACAACCAACTTGCTGAGCGCGAAGGATTCATTCCTAAGCCGCCAACGACCACCGGCTCCACTGTCGTGGGTGTAAAGTACCGTGACGGCGTCATCATTGCCACCGACAGACAGGGGACAGCCGACGGCATGATAACCACAAATTGTATGAAGAAAATATATCGCTTGCAGGAGAACATCTA CGCAGGTGGATCCGGGGTCTGTGGCGATCTGCACCAGGTCGCACGACTCACTCGCGCCCAAATGGATCTGCATCAACTCCAAATGGGGTGCAAGGTGCCTGTCGTCTGCGCTAACCATTTTGTCAAGCATATGCTGTACCGCTATCAGGGCAACATCAAGATCACCATGCTGATCGGTGGGGTTGACAATGGGGGGCCCAGTCTCTATTCCACCTGGTTTGAGGGTAGCACGTCAAAGCTTCCCTTCGCAGCTCAGGGCTCGGGAAGCTGTGCTGGCTTATTTGTGCTGGAAAAAGGCTGGAACGCAAGTCTCGACGAGAAGAGTGCAGAGTCTCTAGTCATCGATGCGGTGAGATCTGGCATAAGAAACGATCTGTATTCTGGCTCCTTTATCCATATCTGCATTATCCGCACCGATTACTCGGTATCACTATATGACAAGATATCCGCTGGGGTTCCTGTTCCCAGACCACACGTATTGAGAGTGAAACCCCAACCACCCAAAGTCCTTTTCGCAGCTGATCATCCCCTGGAACCTATTGCCAATAGCATGAATAGCCTTCCACCAGAATCCAATCAGGTTTTGCCAAAGGGCACACGGACCGCTCTCGCATTAGCACGTCTCAAAAGCAAGAAAATTAAGGAAACAACGGAAATCGATGGTTAA
- the LOC108153899 gene encoding uncharacterized protein LOC108153899 produces the protein MLPYIIHITKMSALLFYLIFRFTSTTANGAKTTPEYLQKMTCGDCESQDHCQIETSGYFCPDQFDRIEIQYNQDGNISKGLEHLTKCVAPHYYFYNKKEISQMCCFWTPKMGCQQLLNKGYSKKPHCSACTSYGEDGCPCGPSCGGGKLCNCNSFIIVLMCTILSDYIYIIK, from the exons ATGTTGCCTTATATAATACACATAACAAAAATGTCCGCGCTCCTCTTTTACCTAATTTTCAGGTTCACCTCCACAACGGCCAATGGAGCGAAGACTACTCCGGAGTATTTACAAAAAATGACATGTGGCGATTGTGAATCTCAAGATCACTGCCAGATCGAGACTTCTGGATATTTTTGTCCGGACCAGTTCGACAGAATTGAGATTCAATACAATCAGGACGGCAATATATCGAAGGGCTTGGAACACTTGACGAAATGCGTGGCTCcacattattatttttataacAAAA AAGAAATCAGCCAAATGTGCTGCTTCTGGACACCTAAGATGGGTTGTCAGCAACTACTAAATAAAGGCTATTCAAAAAAACCGCATTGCTCTGCATGTACCTCATACGGGGAAGATGGTTGTCCATGTGGGCCGAGTTGCGGTGGAGGAAAACTTTGTAACTGCAACTCTTTCATTATCGTTCTTATGTGTACGATTCTAAGcgattatatatatataattaaatga
- the LOC108154551 gene encoding uncharacterized protein LOC108154551 isoform X1, with the protein MHPIIFLILATTIVVTTHTLTPNRTDYLETMECGDCEKVNQECKIVSSGYYCREHDDSDKLDARQEVEAELLHLRNCMGPDHFFFIEEGISAACCFWTQEMGCQQVKNKMRTKPCSDCATYHERGSFLDLNPMGCPCGPQGKNGAENPLECIVFIIILFMMCTILYGNI; encoded by the exons ATGCATCCAATAATTTTCCTTATACTCGCAACCACCATAGTTGTTACTACACATACTTTAACACCAAACCGAACCGATTATTTGGAAACGATGGAATGTGGTGACTGCGAGAAGGTAAACCAGGAATGCAAAATCGTATCTTCTGGGTATTACTGCCGTGAGCACGACGACAGTGACAAGCTCGATGCCCGGCAAGAAGTCGAGGCGGAATTGCTACATCTGAGGAATTGCATGGGCCCTGATCATTTCTTTTTTATTGAAG AGGGAATTTCGGCGGCCTGCTGTTTTTGGACACAAGAAATGGGATGCCAGCAAGTCAAAAACAAGATGCGCACAAAGCCTTGCTCTGATTGTGCTACCTACCATGAAAGAGGCTCTTTTCTGGATCTTAATCCAATGGGCTGTCCATGTGGGCCACAGGGAAAAAACGGTGCAGAAAATCCGCTTGAATGCATCGTTTTCATTATTATTCTTTTTATGATGTGTACGATATTGTATGgtaatatataa
- the LOC108154551 gene encoding uncharacterized protein LOC108154551 isoform X2, translated as MHPIIFLILATTIVVTTHTLTPNRTDYLETMECGDCEKVNQECKIVSSGYYCREHDDSDKLDARQEVEAELLHLRNCMGPDHFFFIEAQREFRRPAVFGHKKWDASKSKTRCAQSLALIVLPTMKEALFWILIQWAVHVGHREKTVQKIRLNASFSLLFFL; from the exons ATGCATCCAATAATTTTCCTTATACTCGCAACCACCATAGTTGTTACTACACATACTTTAACACCAAACCGAACCGATTATTTGGAAACGATGGAATGTGGTGACTGCGAGAAGGTAAACCAGGAATGCAAAATCGTATCTTCTGGGTATTACTGCCGTGAGCACGACGACAGTGACAAGCTCGATGCCCGGCAAGAAGTCGAGGCGGAATTGCTACATCTGAGGAATTGCATGGGCCCTGATCATTTCTTTTTTATTGAAG CTCAGAGGGAATTTCGGCGGCCTGCTGTTTTTGGACACAAGAAATGGGATGCCAGCAAGTCAAAAACAAGATGCGCACAAAGCCTTGCTCTGATTGTGCTACCTACCATGAAAGAGGCTCTTTTCTGGATCTTAATCCAATGGGCTGTCCATGTGGGCCACAGGGAAAAAACGGTGCAGAAAATCCGCTTGAATGCATCGTTTTCATTATTATTCTTTTTATGA
- the LOC108157356 gene encoding uncharacterized protein LOC108157356, whose amino-acid sequence MAIDFLILALLLVSFLINLLALCAFWITPGLRTTANRFTINLLAINLIGCCILAPTLFLGGVRSLNEPQSGPAAESIEFYSKPGNHQVTIRRHGQVVEQDGIVVRRNISDGDTIETIFKCNATYCRELTIDERGDGGIVITETETHEDNLSAFGSTPSPLPTPAFVLPPVEMRCWSIDMTAALGALAVLLVVGDTWCAVTDPLRYHSRISGVKTWVFIALTWAVGILFGALSALRVLDFEADTLLSRQRRLAATFFNISSTNSIFGVVYACVYFIVIIMLPFGFVCGMYWRIFSEARGNGLRMRQNGSSPLLQSALNLTGAHQAAQANQYANSLCVHRHSISSASSHGGCSGGGGSSSVGGLQMQIDQRQQRSSPSCLRRDSAAKVLLPTISDDGGSDGDAESNVGIQLMPVPEQTLADRNQNILLTLQTASGEIKRNYSARQLPLLGTSSQDLRETNRLQGIRQVHSSPNLHKYTELRQDSLSDECGSPHLLGHAQLQQQQTIQQHHQQQQQSHQHQQQHHPHFSSPRHQQLQHQHQLHGSLGGPSGHALQIPAIHASPKALSYMSSLRHRLSNASSLFKYREESRAARISILVVIMFVVSYLPFGLLVLLQARLSAANFGGSSQLAIFMILLANLSSPFIFAYRNKRVRRGVKRLFGLESSSSLQRHCSSSIKTNGTGGAGGIVSGPNAAQLQRNSSKLSQYSSNSCRYLTPQSSLVSQCQPAAVHTTLTLRPNSSCSTIINFGTTTRGSAESEDLPSPPLAPLAPPAPPPPPSQTRNMRPKLQRGITIVEHISLSPPTPRKYQARRGRLFEMFFRGSKKLQSNCGMPTEV is encoded by the coding sequence ATGGCAATAGATTTCCTCATTTTGGCCCTGCTGCTCGTCTCGTTCCTCATCAACCTTTTGGCGCTGTGCGCGTTCTGGATCACGCCCGGACTACGCACCACGGCCAATCGATTCACCATCaatttgctggccatcaatcTGATCGGCTGCTGCATACTCGCACCCACCCTCTTTCTGGGCGGCGTCAGGAGCCTCAACGAGCCCCAGTCCGGTCCCGCTGCGGAGAGCATCGAGTTCTACTCGAAGCCGGGCAATCATCAGGTCACCATCCGGCGCCATGGCCAGGTCGTGGAGCAAGACGGCATCGTCGTGCGGCGAAACATCAGCGACGGTGACACCATCGAGACCATCTTCAAGTGCAACGCCACCTACTGCCGAGAGCTAACGATCGACGAGCGGGGCGATGGCGGCATCGTCATCACGGAGACGGAGACCCATGAGGACAACCTGAGCGCCTTTGGCAGCACCCCCAGTCCGTTGCCCACTCCGGCGTTCGTGTTGCCACCCGTAGAGATGCGCTGCTGGTCAATCGACATGACGGCGGCCCTGGGCGCCCTCGCTGTGCTTCTGGTCGTTGGAGACACCTGGTGCGCGGTCACCGATCCTCTGCGCTATCACAGCCGCATTTCGGGCGTAAAGACATGGGTCTTCATCGCCCTTACCTGGGCCGTGGGGATCCTTTTTGGAGCACTATCGGCCCTCCGGGTGCTCGACTTTGAGGCGGACACGCTGCTGAGTCGACAGCGGCGCCTGGCAGCCACCTTCTTCAACATCAGCAGCACGAACAGCATCTTTGGGGTGGTCTACGCCTGCGTGTACTTCATCGTGATAATTATGCTGCCCTTCGGCTTCGTTTGCGGTATGTACTGGCGCATCTTCAGCGAGGCGCGAGGCAACGGACTCCGGATGCGGCAGAACGGATCCTCGCCGCTGCTGCAGAGCGCCCTAAATCTGACGGGAGCCCACCAGGCGGCGCAGGCCAATCAGTATGCCAACAGCCTCTGCGTGCACAGGCACTCCATCTCCTCGGCCAGCTCCCATGGCGGCTGCAGTGGCGGAGGAGGCAGTTCCAGCGTAGGGGGTCTTCAGATGCAGATCGATCAGCGCCAGCAGCGCAGCTCCCCCAGCTGCCTGCGACGCGATTCGGCGGCCAAGGTGCTCCTGCCCACCATTTCCGATGACGGAGGCTCAGACGGGGACGCGGAGAGCAACGTCGGCATCCAGTTAATGCCGGTGCCGGAGCAGACGCTGGCCGATCGCAACCAGAACATCCTGCTGACCCTCCAGACGGCCAGCGGCGAGATCAAGCGGAACTACTCGGCCCGCCAGCTGCCGCTCCTGGGCACATCTTCGCAGGATCTGCGCGAGACGAACCGCCTGCAGGGCATCCGCCAGGTGCACAGCTCTCCCAATCTGCACAAGTACACGGAGCTGCGCCAGGACTCGCTTAGCGAtgagtgtggatcgccgcaccTGCTGGGGCACGCacagctccagcagcagcagacgatccagcagcatcatcagcagcagcagcaaagccaccagcatcagcagcagcaccacccgcACTTTAGCTCGCCTCGGCACCAGCAGCTGCAACATCAGCACCAGCTGCATGGAAGCTTGGGCGGACCCTCGGGCCATGCCCTCCAAATACCCGCCATCCACGCCTCCCCCAAGGCCCTCAGCTACATGAGCTCGCTGCGTCATCGCTTGAGTaatgccagctcgctcttcaaATACCGCGAGGAGTCGCGTGCCGCCCGCATCAGCATTCTGGTGGTGATCATGTTTGTGGTCTCTTACCTGCCCTTCGGGCTGCTGGTGCTCCTGCAAGCGCGCCTCTCCGCGGCCAACTTTGGGGGCTCCTCGCAGCTAGCCATCTTTATGATCCTGCTGGCCAACCTCAGTTCGCCCTTCATTTTTGCGTATCGCAACAAGCGGGTGCGGCGTGGAGTCAAACGGCTCTTTGGTTTGGAGTCCTCGAGCTCCCTTCAGCgccactgcagcagcagcatcaagaCCAATGGCACTGGTGGGGCAGGCGGAATCGTGTCCGGACCCAATGCCGCCCAGCTGCAGAGGAACAGCAGCAAGCTCTCGCAGTACAGTAGCAACAGCTGTCGCTATCTGACGCCCCAGAGCTCCCTCGTAAGTCAGTGCCAGCCCGCAGCGGTGCACACTACCCTGACCCTGCGTCCGAACAGCAGCTGTAGTACCATCATCAACTTTGGGACGACCACACGGGGATCGGCAGAGTCCGAGGACCTGCCCTCGCCGCCACTGGCACCACTGGCACCACCGgccccaccaccacccccgTCGCAGACGAGGAACATGCGCCCCAAGCTGCAGCGGGGCATCACCATTGTGGAGCACATCTCCCTCAGCCCGCCGACGCCGCGTAAGTACCAGGCGCGCCGCGGCCGCCTGTTTGAGATGTTCTTCCGCGGCTCCAAGAAGCTGCAGTCCAACTGTGGCATGCCCACAGAGGTCTAA